The sequence GGCAGTTAGGTGGAACTGCCGCCGCTCTCCGAAATGCTATTTAGGCAAGTTTGGGCTTGCGAGCTACAAATACGATACTCGTAACAAATAATACAATACTAGCTATCAAAATGAACCAAAAACCAATGCCAATACCAACTCCGTCTCTTTCCGATAATCCTGCGCTTAATAACCCATGAAATCCAGCAACGACAAGACTAATGATAATTGCAAACACTCCAAATATTTTTTTACCAGTTAAGCTTGCTATTGACAATAAACTAACCAAACCAACAGTAATTGCAGTAATAACGAAGATTGTTTTGCCATCTGCTTCGATTGTGCCGCGAACATCGCCACTAGCAATCTGTAGCAGACTATAGGTCAGGGTATCATCAGTAGTATTTTTAACATAGGGCAAAAATATACTAACTAACATCAACACACCCAAAACTGCCATTACAATCGTTGAAATCCGTCGATTAGCCATGATTACGTTCCTCCATAGATATTTATCTGTTGATGTAGGCACTATAATTGGCGAATGTGTCAATTTCTGTCACCGATTGAGCAATTAGGGTGTGAATTAGGTCACAGCTGATTTAGCGGCGTTTCAAACGACCCAAAATCCGTTGTTGCCAAACTGCGGCTTCGGGCGCACCCAAAACACTTGAGCAAGCAAAATAAACTGCGATTGCCAGTAAGCCATTGAAAACCAACGAGCCAAGCAAACGCCATAAACTCTGAGCTTGCGGCGCAATTTGCAGCCAAGCATCTAGGTTAAATAATTGCAACTGCCAGCCTAAGCCCAAGCCTGCCAACGTAGCCAGTGCTAAGCCCAACCAAATCGGCGCTTGACCAGCCTGCGGCCAGCGCTGCCGCCCCCAACGCCGCCAAGCATAATCCAGCAGTAGCAGGCCAACAATCAGCAAGGTATAGACTGGCGCTTGCAACACCAACACCATCGCCAACGAACTCACCAAGGTAATTAGCAAGGAGCGGCGTAGTTGACCAGTCGCATCGAGATTGCCATTACGTCGCCGCCACATCACCAGCAGTAGCAATAATTCGAGGTTGTTGGTGATACTAAATGCTCCAGCCAAGCCAATATGGCTGGTGCTAGATTGAGCGAGTAGCCAACATAGCCCAATATTCAGCACCACGGTCACGACTCCAATCACCACTGGAATTGTAGTTTCTTGGCGGGCATAAAAGCCACGAATCAGAATTTCGGCAGCACCAAAGGCCGGCAAGGCCGTGGCATACATCATCAAGG comes from Chloroflexota bacterium and encodes:
- a CDS encoding DUF5336 domain-containing protein, translating into MANRRISTIVMAVLGVLMLVSIFLPYVKNTTDDTLTYSLLQIASGDVRGTIEADGKTIFVITAITVGLVSLLSIASLTGKKIFGVFAIIISLVVAGFHGLLSAGLSERDGVGIGIGFWFILIASIVLFVTSIVFVARKPKLA